In a genomic window of Rhododendron vialii isolate Sample 1 chromosome 12a, ASM3025357v1:
- the LOC131310090 gene encoding uncharacterized protein LOC131310090 encodes MDDRLRREGNGLVPKYFNPNFFSIKVHHGGNLTVEGGRNYYVGGRISYSDYEERDKVSFFDLNEIGRKLGINDEVKIYCKVPSSHFDGDFKLMRTDNDVLKMVRQIKDNVVEIFLVISNSIVDDLLDVNVGNWEWDCGTFPESGITIENIDTIEGLKGHNTKTCKAPVDATPVQYTSTRGRGRGRALVDATSDDNANITSIGAQ; translated from the exons ATGGACGACCGGCTAAGGAGGGAAGGAAATGGCCTTGTCCCCAAAT ATTtcaaccctaattttttttcaatcaaggtCCACCATGGGGGTAATTTGACTGTTGAAGGGGGTAGGAATTACTATGTGGGTGGACGAATAAGCTACAGTGACTATGAAGAGAGGGATAAGGtctcattttttgatttgaatgaAATTGGTAGAAAGTTAGGGATTAATGATGAAGTAAAAATCTACTGCAAGGTCCCTAGTTCACACTTCGATGGAGATTTCAAACTTATGCGGACTGATaatgatgttttgaaaatggTAAGGCAGATTAAGGATAATGTAGTAGAGATTTTCCTTGTGATCTCTAATTCCATTGTTGATGATTTGTTAGATGTGAATGTTGGTAATTGGGAATGGGATTGTGGGACCTTTCCGGAGAGTGGGATTACCATTGAAAATATAGATACGATAGAGGGGTTAA AAGGGCACAACACCAAGACATGCAAAGCCCCTGTGGATGCAACTCCAGTTCAATACACCAGtacaagaggaagaggaagaggaagagccCTTGTGGATGCCACTTCAGATGACAACGCCAACATTACTTCTATTGGAGCACAGTGA